From Nitrobacter sp. NHB1, a single genomic window includes:
- a CDS encoding DUF423 domain-containing protein, with protein sequence MTQFGWFRIVVFAAGLMGAAGVILAAVAAHKTGGTLLHSASSMLLFHAPAALLAMLLADRQIIRPRLGFAAAGGFVVGAILFSTDLTVRQFLEHHLFPMAAPSGGTLMILGWFLLAIAAIWPRAVTRP encoded by the coding sequence ATGACGCAGTTTGGCTGGTTTCGGATCGTCGTCTTTGCGGCGGGGCTGATGGGCGCGGCCGGCGTCATCCTGGCCGCGGTCGCGGCGCACAAGACGGGGGGCACGCTTCTCCACTCGGCCTCGTCGATGCTGTTGTTTCATGCCCCCGCCGCGCTGCTGGCAATGCTTCTGGCGGACCGGCAGATCATTCGTCCGCGCCTCGGTTTTGCTGCCGCCGGCGGTTTTGTCGTGGGCGCGATCCTGTTCAGTACCGACCTGACGGTGCGGCAGTTCCTCGAACACCACCTTTTCCCGATGGCCGCTCCGTCCGGCGGAACGCTGATGATCCTGGGCTGGTTTTTGCTCGCGATCGCCGCCATCTGGCCTCGCGCCGTGACCCGTCCCTGA
- a CDS encoding DNA recombination protein RmuC has protein sequence MNHILFILGDVSVRTGTVLIAFGALALVLLLIIAIVIARSGRRGTEMAMAQTSRADELEERLDDMMRAQSEATGRVDAMGRALAGRQAEMARAVSERLDSVTHRVGQSMEQTTRNTMDSLRVLHERLGIIDNAHKNLTDLTAQVTTLREVLANKQSRGAFGQARMEAIVQDGMPKDSFAFQYTLSNGKRPDCVIFLPDQRPLCIDAKFPLEAMTALHDARTDEERKFASQRLRADVMKHVTDIAGKYLIPGETQDNALMFVPSESVYAEIYDAFDDVIQKAYRARIVLVSPSLLMLAIQVMQQLLKDARMRDAADKVRIEVMTMMGDVERLRDRVSKLGSHFDQVSEDVRQVLISAGKIGKRAVRIEDLDFSKDEAAAETPRIVRPGEPELYPPPFGRKIQAGE, from the coding sequence ATGAACCACATCCTTTTCATCCTGGGCGACGTATCGGTGCGAACAGGCACCGTGCTGATCGCGTTCGGCGCGCTGGCGCTGGTACTACTGCTGATTATCGCCATTGTGATCGCGCGCTCCGGGCGCCGGGGAACCGAAATGGCGATGGCGCAGACGAGCCGCGCCGACGAGTTGGAGGAACGTCTCGACGACATGATGCGCGCGCAGTCGGAGGCCACCGGCCGCGTCGACGCCATGGGTCGGGCGCTTGCGGGGCGTCAGGCGGAGATGGCGCGCGCCGTCAGCGAGCGGCTCGATTCGGTCACCCATCGGGTTGGCCAGTCGATGGAGCAGACCACGCGCAACACCATGGACAGCCTGCGCGTACTGCACGAGCGGCTCGGAATTATAGACAACGCGCACAAGAACCTGACCGACCTGACGGCGCAGGTGACCACGCTGCGCGAGGTGCTCGCCAACAAGCAGTCGCGCGGCGCATTCGGACAGGCGCGGATGGAAGCGATCGTGCAGGACGGCATGCCGAAAGACTCGTTTGCCTTCCAGTACACGCTGTCGAACGGCAAGCGGCCGGACTGTGTGATCTTCCTCCCCGACCAACGCCCGCTCTGCATCGACGCGAAATTCCCGCTGGAGGCCATGACGGCACTCCACGACGCCCGCACCGACGAGGAAAGGAAGTTCGCAAGCCAGCGGCTGCGCGCCGACGTCATGAAACACGTCACCGACATCGCCGGCAAATACCTGATCCCGGGCGAGACTCAGGATAACGCCCTGATGTTCGTGCCGTCGGAGTCGGTCTATGCCGAGATCTATGACGCCTTCGACGATGTGATCCAGAAAGCCTATCGCGCCCGGATCGTGCTGGTGTCGCCATCGCTTTTGATGCTGGCGATCCAGGTGATGCAGCAGCTTCTCAAGGACGCGCGGATGCGCGATGCCGCCGACAAGGTACGGATCGAGGTCATGACCATGATGGGTGATGTCGAGCGCCTGCGCGACCGGGTCAGCAAGCTCGGCAGTCATTTCGATCAGGTCAGCGAGGATGTCAGGCAGGTCCTGATCTCGGCCGGCAAGATCGGCAAGCGCGCGGTGAGGATCGAGGACCTCGATTTCAGCAAGGATGAGGCGGCCGCGGAGACGCCGCGGATCGTCAGGCCCGGTGAACCGGAACTGTATCCGCCGCCGTTCGGCCGTAAAATCCAGGCGGGCGAGTGA
- a CDS encoding AmpG family muropeptide MFS transporter, translating to MTAPDAAAPPNESDAAPRASWRESIAVYLQPRVLIVMLLGFSSGLPLALSGSTLQIWMTESGIDLRAIGLFVLVGTPYTLKFLWAPLVDALHIPLLTRRFGRRRGWLVFSQLLLIAAILLLASTDPVKAPWFVALGALLVAATSATQDIVVDAFRVESLPESEQAAGMAGYVAAYRIGMLVSTAGALFLVSAFEGTGLVRAAAWSWGYVSMAAMVLIGTITALAATEPEQSVRAERATRTEGGFARVTHAAIGAFSEFLARKDALAALAFIVLFKFTDAFSGTMTAPFVIDLGFTRNDYAAIVKGVGLAATLIGGFAGGFVARRYPLAASLWIGGILQAVANLSFSWLALAGVNQWALAFAITAENFTSAIGTVIFVAYLSALCRNPLHTATQYALLTALAAVGRTYLSASAGFVAEATGWPLFFVICMLVALPSLVLLAWLQRRGHFAALQT from the coding sequence ATGACCGCTCCGGACGCCGCCGCCCCGCCGAATGAATCCGACGCCGCGCCCCGCGCGTCATGGCGCGAGAGCATCGCGGTCTATCTGCAACCGCGCGTTCTCATTGTGATGCTGCTCGGCTTCTCGTCCGGCCTGCCGCTGGCGCTGTCGGGCTCGACGCTGCAGATATGGATGACGGAATCCGGCATCGACCTGCGCGCCATCGGTCTGTTCGTCCTCGTCGGCACGCCCTACACGCTGAAGTTCCTATGGGCGCCGCTGGTCGATGCCCTGCACATTCCGCTGCTGACGCGGCGATTCGGCCGCCGCCGCGGCTGGCTCGTGTTTTCGCAACTGCTGCTGATCGCGGCGATCCTGCTGCTGGCCTCGACCGATCCGGTGAAGGCGCCGTGGTTCGTCGCGCTCGGCGCGCTGCTCGTGGCGGCGACATCGGCGACGCAGGACATCGTGGTCGATGCCTTTCGCGTCGAGAGCCTGCCGGAAAGCGAGCAGGCCGCCGGCATGGCGGGCTACGTCGCCGCCTATCGCATCGGCATGCTGGTCTCGACCGCCGGCGCTCTCTTCCTGGTCAGCGCATTCGAAGGCACAGGCCTGGTCCGCGCCGCCGCATGGTCATGGGGCTATGTCAGCATGGCGGCGATGGTCCTGATCGGCACCATCACCGCACTTGCCGCCACCGAGCCCGAGCAATCCGTGCGCGCCGAGCGAGCCACGCGAACCGAGGGCGGTTTTGCGCGCGTCACGCACGCCGCGATCGGCGCATTCTCCGAGTTTCTCGCAAGGAAGGACGCGCTGGCGGCGCTGGCCTTCATCGTGCTGTTCAAGTTCACCGATGCGTTCTCAGGCACCATGACCGCGCCGTTCGTCATCGATCTCGGCTTCACCCGCAACGACTACGCCGCCATCGTCAAGGGCGTCGGTCTTGCCGCCACCCTGATCGGCGGCTTCGCGGGCGGCTTCGTGGCGCGTCGCTATCCGCTGGCGGCAAGCCTGTGGATCGGCGGCATTCTGCAGGCGGTGGCCAACCTGTCGTTCTCGTGGCTGGCGCTGGCCGGCGTCAATCAATGGGCACTGGCGTTTGCGATCACGGCGGAGAATTTCACCAGCGCCATCGGCACGGTGATCTTCGTCGCCTATCTCTCGGCGCTGTGCCGCAACCCGCTGCATACCGCTACCCAATATGCCCTGCTCACGGCGCTTGCCGCCGTCGGTCGAACCTATCTGTCCGCCAGCGCCGGGTTCGTCGCCGAGGCGACCGGATGGCCGCTATTCTTCGTGATCTGCATGCTGGTGGCGCTGCCAAGCCTGGTCCTGCTGGCCTGGCTGCAGCGGCGAGGGCACTTTGCCGCGCTGCAGACCTAA
- a CDS encoding phosphorylase family protein, whose translation MSGKILVLTAIDDELDKARAPDGVRVIYTGVGKINAAGATTLALLTMRPALVINYGTAGKINETLHGLVEVSGVVQRDMMAMPLAPRGRTPFSPELDRLTSGQAGVVCGTGDSFVTTSDPWLVENGIDIVDMELFAVAQVCQRHSLPWRAFKFITDDANDLAHQDWTANVKDGESLFWDALDRIRS comes from the coding sequence ATGAGCGGCAAGATCCTCGTCCTCACCGCTATCGATGACGAACTTGACAAGGCGCGCGCGCCCGACGGCGTCAGGGTGATCTACACCGGCGTCGGCAAGATCAACGCGGCCGGCGCAACCACGCTGGCGCTGCTGACGATGCGCCCGGCACTTGTCATCAACTACGGCACCGCGGGAAAGATCAACGAGACGCTCCATGGTCTGGTGGAGGTGTCCGGTGTTGTCCAGCGCGACATGATGGCGATGCCGCTGGCGCCGCGCGGACGTACGCCGTTCTCGCCGGAACTCGACCGGCTGACCTCGGGGCAGGCCGGCGTCGTCTGCGGCACCGGCGACAGCTTTGTCACGACCTCCGACCCGTGGCTGGTCGAGAACGGGATCGACATCGTCGACATGGAGCTGTTCGCGGTCGCGCAGGTCTGCCAGCGCCACAGCCTGCCGTGGCGTGCGTTCAAATTCATCACAGACGACGCCAACGACCTCGCGCACCAGGACTGGACCGCCAATGTGAAGGACGGTGAGAGCCTGTTCTGGGATGCGCTGGACCGAATTCGTTCCTAA
- the fmt gene encoding methionyl-tRNA formyltransferase, with protein MPLRLIFMGTPEFAVPTLLQLVAHGQEIAALYTREARPAGRGMKLQPSPVAREAHRLGIPVLTPKTLKTPAALDEFRSHGADAAVVVAYGMILPQAILDAPPLGCFNLHGSLLPRWRGAAPINRAIMAGDAESGVMVMKMDAGLDTGDVAMAERIAVTDAMTASDLHDALAPLGADLMVRAMAALARGGLQLTKQSEHGVTYAAKIDKAEARIDWSRPARELLRHIHGLSPFPGAWCEMPLDGERVRVKVLRCEVAKGSGEAGELLDDRLTIACKDGAIRVLELQRAGKPPMKAEAFLNGTPLQPPMRLV; from the coding sequence ATGCCGCTTCGCCTGATCTTCATGGGCACGCCGGAATTCGCGGTGCCGACCCTGCTGCAACTCGTCGCCCATGGCCAGGAGATCGCGGCCCTATATACCCGCGAGGCGAGGCCCGCGGGCCGCGGCATGAAGCTGCAACCGAGCCCGGTGGCGCGGGAAGCGCACCGCCTCGGCATTCCCGTGCTGACGCCGAAAACGCTGAAGACCCCCGCCGCGCTGGATGAATTCCGCTCGCATGGCGCCGACGCCGCGGTCGTCGTCGCCTACGGCATGATCCTGCCGCAGGCGATCCTCGATGCGCCGCCGCTCGGCTGCTTCAACCTGCATGGTTCGCTGCTGCCGCGCTGGCGCGGCGCCGCGCCGATCAACCGCGCCATCATGGCGGGCGACGCCGAAAGCGGCGTCATGGTCATGAAGATGGATGCCGGCCTCGACACCGGCGACGTCGCCATGGCCGAGCGGATCGCCGTGACCGATGCGATGACGGCATCCGATCTCCATGACGCGCTGGCGCCACTGGGGGCCGATCTCATGGTGCGTGCGATGGCCGCGCTGGCGCGCGGCGGCCTGCAACTGACGAAGCAGAGCGAGCACGGCGTCACCTACGCCGCAAAAATCGACAAGGCCGAGGCGCGCATCGACTGGAGCAGGCCAGCCCGAGAGCTGCTGCGGCATATCCACGGCCTGTCGCCGTTTCCGGGCGCCTGGTGCGAGATGCCCCTCGACGGCGAGCGAGTGCGCGTGAAGGTCTTGCGTTGTGAGGTCGCGAAAGGCTCCGGCGAAGCCGGTGAACTGCTCGACGATCGGCTGACCATTGCGTGCAAGGACGGCGCGATCCGCGTCCTCGAATTGCAGCGCGCCGGAAAGCCGCCGATGAAGGCCGAGGCCTTTCTCAACGGCACGCCGCTTCAGCCGCCCATGCGGCTCGTCTGA
- the dapE gene encoding succinyl-diaminopimelate desuccinylase has protein sequence MAADALSIARDLVRCRSVTPADAGALGVLETLLRTAGFEVHRVTFSEPGAADIDNLYARIGTAGPHIAFAGHTDVVPPGDESAWSHGAFSGDVKDGFLYGRGTVDMKGGIACSVAAALDYLAAHGGKPGRDGNGSISFLITGDEEDIAVNGTVKLMQWAAARGEKFDHCVLGEPSNVAELGDCIKIGRRGSLSGTLYVDGVQGHVAYPHRASNPIPDIAALIIALVSEPLDRGSAQFQPSNLEFTSVDVGNPAGNVIPGQARAKFNIRFNDHHNQESLRALIEARVVKAAGNRIRTRIVWEPSNADVFVTRPGPFTDLVVAAIEEVTGRRPELNTGGGTSDARFIKDYCPVIEFGLVGQTMHQIDERTPVADLEKLSRIYRGVLDRYFA, from the coding sequence ATGGCCGCCGACGCTCTCTCCATCGCCCGTGACCTCGTCCGCTGCCGGTCGGTGACGCCCGCGGACGCCGGCGCTCTCGGCGTGCTTGAGACGTTGCTCAGGACCGCCGGGTTTGAGGTGCACCGCGTCACCTTCAGCGAACCGGGCGCCGCCGACATCGACAATCTGTATGCCCGCATCGGCACCGCCGGCCCCCACATCGCGTTCGCCGGCCATACCGATGTCGTGCCTCCCGGCGACGAGTCGGCATGGAGCCATGGCGCGTTCTCCGGAGACGTCAAGGACGGCTTCCTCTACGGGCGCGGCACCGTGGACATGAAGGGCGGAATCGCCTGCAGCGTCGCCGCCGCGCTGGACTATCTGGCGGCGCATGGCGGCAAGCCGGGGCGGGACGGCAACGGTTCGATCTCGTTCCTGATCACCGGCGACGAGGAAGACATCGCCGTCAACGGCACCGTCAAGCTGATGCAATGGGCGGCCGCGCGCGGTGAAAAATTCGATCATTGCGTACTCGGCGAGCCCAGCAATGTCGCCGAACTCGGCGATTGCATCAAGATCGGCCGCCGCGGCTCGCTATCCGGCACGCTGTATGTCGATGGGGTGCAGGGCCACGTCGCTTACCCGCATCGCGCGTCGAATCCGATTCCGGACATCGCCGCGCTGATCATCGCGCTTGTGAGCGAGCCGCTGGATCGGGGCAGCGCCCAGTTCCAGCCGTCGAATCTGGAATTCACCTCGGTTGATGTCGGCAATCCAGCGGGCAACGTAATTCCCGGACAGGCGCGGGCGAAGTTCAACATCCGCTTCAACGATCATCATAATCAGGAATCGCTGCGCGCGCTGATCGAGGCGCGCGTCGTCAAGGCCGCGGGCAATCGCATTCGGACCCGGATCGTGTGGGAGCCCTCGAACGCCGATGTGTTCGTCACCAGACCGGGCCCGTTCACCGATCTCGTGGTCGCGGCGATCGAGGAGGTAACCGGCCGCAGACCGGAGCTGAACACCGGCGGCGGTACCTCGGATGCGCGCTTCATCAAGGACTACTGCCCGGTGATCGAATTCGGCTTGGTCGGACAGACCATGCACCAGATCGACGAGCGCACGCCGGTGGCCGATCTCGAAAAGCTGAGTCGTATCTACCGCGGCGTGCTGGATCGCTATTTCGCATGA
- a CDS encoding GIY-YIG nuclease family protein: protein MGPRCFYVYILASRIGGTLYVGVTNDLLRRLAEHKSKIAESFTKTYGVDRLVYFECFDDIEQAIHREKRLKKWERLWKVQLIEKDNPNWDDLYPGVAGR, encoded by the coding sequence ATGGGGCCACGCTGTTTTTACGTATACATCCTCGCTAGCCGTATCGGTGGAACACTTTATGTCGGCGTGACCAATGACCTTTTACGGCGTTTAGCCGAACACAAATCGAAAATCGCTGAGAGCTTTACAAAAACGTACGGAGTAGATCGGCTTGTGTATTTCGAATGTTTCGATGACATAGAACAGGCGATCCACCGCGAAAAAAGACTGAAGAAGTGGGAACGCCTTTGGAAGGTGCAATTGATCGAAAAAGACAATCCAAATTGGGATGATCTCTACCCTGGCGTCGCTGGAAGATGA
- a CDS encoding pyrimidine 5'-nucleotidase, with protein MTDARPRPQRGFSHIDTWVFDLDNTLYPHHVNLWQQVDARIGEYIGQFLDVDPIEARRIQKDYYKRFGTSMRGMMTEHGVSADDYLAYVHRIDHSPLEPDPAMGAALERLPGRKLILTNGSTAHAGKVLERLGFGHHFEAVFDIIAAEMEPKPAPQTYRRFLERHRVDAAKTAMFEDLARNLAVPHELGMTTVLVVPDETREVEREDWELEGRGAAHVDHVTDDLARFLEGLSAAR; from the coding sequence GTGACCGACGCGCGACCACGACCGCAACGCGGCTTCAGCCACATTGACACCTGGGTGTTCGATCTCGACAACACGCTCTATCCGCATCACGTCAACCTCTGGCAGCAGGTCGACGCCCGGATCGGCGAATACATCGGACAATTCCTGGACGTCGATCCGATTGAGGCCCGGCGGATCCAGAAGGATTACTACAAGCGCTTCGGCACCAGTATGCGCGGCATGATGACCGAGCATGGCGTGTCAGCCGATGACTATCTCGCATACGTCCATCGGATCGACCACTCGCCGCTCGAACCCGATCCGGCGATGGGCGCGGCGCTCGAAAGGCTGCCGGGCCGCAAGCTGATCCTCACCAACGGCTCGACCGCTCACGCCGGCAAGGTGCTGGAACGGCTCGGCTTCGGCCATCACTTCGAGGCGGTGTTCGACATCATCGCCGCAGAGATGGAGCCGAAGCCGGCGCCGCAGACCTATCGCCGCTTTCTCGAACGGCATCGCGTCGATGCGGCAAAGACCGCGATGTTCGAGGACCTCGCCCGCAATCTCGCCGTCCCTCATGAACTCGGCATGACCACGGTTCTGGTGGTGCCGGACGAGACACGAGAGGTGGAGCGCGAGGACTGGGAGTTGGAGGGACGCGGCGCGGCGCATGTCGACCATGTCACCGACGATCTGGCGAGATTTTTGGAAGGGTTGAGTGCGGCGCGGTAA
- the dapD gene encoding 2,3,4,5-tetrahydropyridine-2,6-dicarboxylate N-succinyltransferase — MSLVSLETTINDAFDARETVTAATKGEVREAVDHALDLLDKGEVRVAERAADGKWNVNQWLKKAVLLSFRLNDMSVVPGGPGKAVWWDKVPSKFEGWNENRFRDAGFRAVPGAIVRRSAFIAKNAVLMPSFVNLGAYVDESTMVDTWCTVGSCAQIGKRVHISGGAGIGGVLEPLQAGPVIIEDDCFIGARSEVAEGVIVRKGAVLSMGVFLGASTKIVDRETGEIFMGEVPEYAVVVPGALPGKPLKNGQPGPSTACAVIVKRVDERTRSKTGINELLRD, encoded by the coding sequence ATGTCTCTCGTCTCTCTCGAGACCACCATCAACGACGCCTTCGACGCGCGCGAGACCGTCACTGCCGCGACCAAAGGCGAGGTGCGCGAGGCGGTGGATCATGCGCTCGACCTGCTCGACAAGGGCGAGGTGCGCGTCGCCGAGCGCGCGGCGGATGGCAAGTGGAACGTCAACCAGTGGCTCAAGAAGGCCGTGCTGCTGTCATTCCGTCTTAACGACATGAGCGTCGTTCCCGGCGGACCGGGCAAGGCTGTGTGGTGGGACAAGGTGCCGTCGAAATTCGAGGGCTGGAATGAGAACCGGTTTCGCGACGCCGGCTTTCGAGCCGTGCCCGGCGCGATCGTCCGCCGCTCCGCCTTCATCGCGAAGAACGCGGTGCTGATGCCGTCGTTCGTCAATCTCGGCGCCTATGTCGATGAGAGCACCATGGTCGACACCTGGTGCACGGTCGGCTCCTGTGCCCAGATCGGCAAGCGCGTCCATATCTCCGGCGGCGCCGGCATCGGCGGCGTGCTGGAGCCGCTGCAGGCGGGACCTGTGATCATCGAGGACGATTGCTTCATCGGCGCGCGCTCGGAAGTGGCGGAAGGCGTGATAGTGCGCAAGGGAGCGGTGCTGTCGATGGGCGTGTTCCTCGGCGCCTCCACCAAGATCGTCGATCGCGAAACCGGCGAGATCTTCATGGGCGAAGTGCCGGAATATGCCGTGGTGGTGCCGGGCGCGCTGCCGGGCAAGCCGTTGAAGAACGGCCAGCCAGGTCCGTCCACCGCCTGCGCGGTCATCGTCAAACGCGTCGACGAACGCACCCGCTCCAAGACCGGCATCAACGAACTGCTGCGGGATTGA
- the argB gene encoding acetylglutamate kinase, whose translation MSDASQISPLDQARILSEALPHMQQYDEETIVIKYGGHAMGSEDVARKFARDIVLLEQTAINPVVVHGGGPQIATMLQRLGIKSEFAAGLRITDAATIEIVEMVLAGSINKQLVGYINEAGGKAVGLCGKDGNMVSASKATRTMADPDSNIEKVVDLGFVGEPDNVDLTLLNQLIGHELIPVLAPLATSKGGQTFNVNADIFAGAVAGALKAKRLLLLTDVPGVLDKSKKLIPDLSISDARKLIADGTISGGMIPKVETCIYALEQGVGGVVIIDGKTPHAVLLELFTDQGTGTLIHK comes from the coding sequence ATGTCTGACGCCTCCCAAATCAGCCCGCTCGATCAGGCCCGCATCCTGTCCGAGGCGCTGCCGCACATGCAGCAATATGACGAGGAAACCATCGTCATCAAATACGGCGGCCATGCCATGGGCTCGGAGGATGTGGCGCGGAAGTTCGCCCGCGACATCGTGCTGCTGGAACAGACCGCCATCAATCCGGTGGTGGTGCATGGCGGCGGCCCGCAGATCGCCACCATGCTGCAACGGCTCGGGATCAAGTCCGAGTTCGCGGCCGGCCTGCGCATTACCGACGCCGCGACCATCGAGATCGTCGAGATGGTGCTGGCCGGTTCGATCAACAAGCAATTGGTCGGCTACATCAACGAAGCCGGCGGCAAGGCGGTCGGGCTTTGCGGCAAGGACGGCAACATGGTCTCCGCCTCGAAGGCGACGCGCACCATGGCCGACCCGGATTCGAATATCGAGAAGGTCGTCGATCTCGGCTTCGTGGGCGAACCCGATAACGTCGATCTGACGCTGCTGAACCAGTTGATCGGCCACGAACTGATCCCGGTCCTGGCGCCGCTGGCCACCTCAAAAGGCGGCCAGACCTTCAACGTCAATGCCGACATCTTTGCGGGCGCAGTGGCCGGCGCCCTGAAAGCCAAGCGTCTGCTGCTCCTGACCGACGTTCCCGGCGTGCTCGACAAGTCGAAGAAGCTCATTCCGGATTTATCGATCAGCGACGCGCGCAAGCTGATCGCCGACGGGACCATTTCGGGCGGCATGATTCCGAAGGTCGAGACCTGCATCTACGCGCTCGAACAGGGCGTCGGCGGCGTCGTCATCATCGACGGCAAGACCCCCCATGCGGTGCTGCTCGAGCTTTTCACCGACCAGGGCACAGGGACGCTGATCCACAAGTGA
- the yihA gene encoding ribosome biogenesis GTP-binding protein YihA/YsxC gives MTTGLDAELIERGRRLFAGDWQFIWASPSIETLPPMAGVEVAFAGRSNVGKSTLINALTGRSTLARTSRTPGRTQELIFFEGPKDAGVRLVDMPGYGFASAPKARIASWTSLIHKFLLGRASLARVYVLIDSRHGIKDIDHTILTTLDRSAVSYQIVLTKADEVKATEMAERRDATRALLAKHPAAFPDVLVTSSRTGYGVPELRAAMARLIGEHQR, from the coding sequence ATGACCACCGGCCTTGATGCGGAGCTGATCGAGCGGGGCCGAAGGCTGTTTGCCGGAGACTGGCAATTCATCTGGGCCTCGCCGTCGATCGAGACGCTGCCGCCGATGGCTGGCGTCGAGGTCGCATTCGCCGGACGCTCCAATGTCGGCAAGTCTACCCTGATCAACGCGCTGACCGGGCGCAGCACGCTGGCCCGAACCTCCCGCACTCCGGGTCGCACCCAGGAGTTGATCTTCTTCGAGGGTCCGAAGGACGCCGGTGTCCGGCTGGTCGACATGCCCGGCTACGGCTTTGCGTCGGCGCCGAAAGCCAGAATCGCGTCGTGGACGTCGCTGATCCACAAATTCCTGCTCGGCCGGGCGAGCCTTGCGCGAGTCTATGTGCTGATCGACTCGCGCCATGGCATCAAGGACATCGACCATACTATTCTGACCACCCTCGACAGGTCCGCCGTGAGCTACCAGATCGTGCTGACCAAGGCCGACGAGGTGAAGGCCACTGAGATGGCGGAGCGTCGTGATGCGACCAGGGCGCTGCTCGCCAAACATCCGGCGGCGTTCCCGGATGTACTGGTCACATCGTCGCGCACGGGCTACGGAGTGCCGGAGTTGCGCGCGGCCATGGCCCGCCTGATCGGAGAGCATCAACGATGA
- the truA gene encoding tRNA pseudouridine(38-40) synthase TruA, translating into MPRYKLTIEYDGGPFCGWQYQDNGPSVQGALEAAVKAICGDAVRVHGAGRTDAGVHALAQVAHCDIAKHFAPNRLRDGLNAHLRPHPIGVLTAEIVPETFEARFSALRRHYVYRIANRRANLAIDVGHVWRVPRLLDAEAMHAAAQRLIGKHDFTTFRDTECQAKSPEKTLDQLDVVRNGDNVNVVTSARSFLHSQVRSMVGSLVWVGHGRWSADDLFNALAARRREACGPVAPPDGLYLVRVDY; encoded by the coding sequence ATGCCCCGCTACAAGCTCACCATCGAATATGACGGCGGCCCGTTCTGCGGCTGGCAGTATCAGGACAACGGCCCCTCGGTGCAGGGCGCCTTGGAGGCGGCGGTCAAAGCGATCTGTGGCGATGCCGTTCGCGTGCATGGCGCCGGCCGCACTGACGCCGGCGTCCATGCGCTGGCGCAGGTAGCGCATTGCGACATCGCCAAGCATTTCGCGCCGAACCGGTTGCGCGACGGCCTCAACGCCCATCTGCGACCGCATCCGATCGGCGTGCTAACGGCCGAAATCGTGCCCGAAACTTTTGAGGCGCGCTTCTCGGCACTCAGGCGGCATTATGTCTATCGCATCGCCAACCGCCGCGCGAACCTCGCCATCGATGTCGGCCACGTCTGGCGCGTGCCGCGGCTGCTCGATGCGGAGGCAATGCACGCGGCGGCACAGCGGCTGATCGGCAAGCACGACTTCACGACGTTTCGCGACACCGAATGCCAGGCGAAATCACCGGAGAAGACCCTCGACCAGCTCGACGTCGTCAGGAACGGCGACAACGTCAACGTCGTCACCTCGGCGCGGTCGTTCCTGCACAGCCAGGTGCGCTCAATGGTGGGATCGCTGGTCTGGGTCGGACATGGCCGCTGGAGCGCCGACGATCTTTTCAACGCGCTGGCCGCGCGCCGCCGCGAGGCCTGCGGCCCTGTCGCGCCACCCGACGGGTTGTATCTGGTGCGGGTGGATTATTGA
- the def gene encoding peptide deformylase, with protein MAIREIIILPDKQLRLVSRPIETVTPEIRKLADDMFETMYDAPGIGLAGIQIAQPLRIITMDLARRDEDGELTPRPRIFINPEILSASEELSTYEEGCLSIPEYYEEVERPARVRVRFIDLDGKVHEEDAEGIYATCIQHEIDHLNGVLFVDHISKLKRDRVVKKFTKAAKLAAK; from the coding sequence ATGGCTATTCGCGAAATCATCATTCTGCCGGACAAGCAGTTGCGTCTGGTTTCCAGGCCGATCGAAACGGTCACGCCGGAGATCCGCAAACTCGCCGACGACATGTTCGAGACCATGTACGACGCCCCGGGCATCGGGCTCGCCGGCATCCAGATCGCGCAACCGTTGCGCATCATCACCATGGACCTCGCCAGGCGCGACGAGGACGGCGAACTCACGCCGCGGCCGCGCATCTTCATCAACCCGGAAATCCTGTCGGCGTCCGAGGAACTCTCGACCTACGAAGAGGGCTGCCTGTCGATCCCCGAATATTACGAGGAGGTCGAACGCCCGGCGCGGGTGCGGGTCCGCTTCATCGATCTCGACGGCAAGGTCCACGAGGAAGATGCCGAGGGGATCTACGCCACCTGCATCCAGCACGAAATCGACCATCTCAACGGCGTGCTGTTCGTCGATCACATCTCGAAACTGAAACGCGACCGCGTGGTGAAAAAATTCACCAAGGCTGCGAAGCTCGCCGCGAAATAG